In a genomic window of Erigeron canadensis isolate Cc75 chromosome 5, C_canadensis_v1, whole genome shotgun sequence:
- the LOC122602294 gene encoding protein PELPK1-like, with product MGRFLLTSFFLILVSVTLASFIGGMNVAQARKLLETPDELPKPTIPELPKPTFPEIPKPTLPEIPKPTLPEIPKPLIPEVPKPTVPEIPKPAVPEIPKPTIPEIPKPTLPELPKPTVPEIPKSTLPEVPKPTVPEIPKPTLPEIPKPTVPEVPKPTVPEATKPVLPEVPKPIVPEGPKPTLPELPKPTLPELPKPELPTLPKPTVPTIPELPKEFPLLPHP from the coding sequence ATGGGTCGTTTCCTCCTCACTTCGTTTTTCTTGATACTAGTTTCTGTCACTTTAGCATCATTTATTGGCGGGATGAACGTTGCTCAGGCACGTAAGCTTTTGGAGACACCTGATGAGCTTCCAAAGCCCACAATTCCCGAGCTTCCCAAACCCACATTTCCTGAGATTCCAAAGCCTACACTTCCCGAAATCCCAAAGCCTACACTTCCTGAGATTCCAAAACCTTTAATTCCTGAGGTTCCAAAACCGACGGTTCCTGAGATACCGAAACCTGCAGTTCCCGAAATTCCTAAGCCTACTATTCCCGAGATTCCAAAGCCTACACTTCCTGAACTTCCAAAACCCACAGTTCCTGAGATTCCAAAGTCCACACTTCCTGAAGTTCCAAAGCCCACCGTTCCTGAGATTCCAAAACCCACACTTCCTGAGATTCCGAAGCCCACTGTTCCAGAGGTTCCAAAGCCCACAGTTCCCGAGGCTACGAAACCAGTACTTCCTGAGGTACCTAAGCCAATAGTTCCCGAGGGGCCGAAGCCTACACTTCCAGAACTTCCAAAGCCCACACTTCCCGAGTTACCAAAGCCTGAATTACCAACACTACCTAAGCCTACAGTGCCAACCATTCCTGAACTTCCAAAAGAATTCCCTTTGCTACCGCATCCTTGA
- the LOC122602295 gene encoding protein PELPK2-like: protein MAHSRLMTCFLLILVSVTLSSLNGGKIVAEARNLLEFPELPKPEIPEIPKVTFPEIPKPIFPEIPIPKFPELPKPELPPLPKLEVPEIHDLPKPALPTIPELPKDFPIPSIPHP, encoded by the coding sequence ATGGCTCATTCTCGCCTCATGACTTGCTTCCTTTTAATACTAGTCTCAGTCACTTTGTCATCTTTAAATGGAGGGAAGATTGTTGCTGAGGCACGTAATCTTTTGGAGTTTCCTGAGCTTCCAAAACCcgaaattccagaaattccaaAGGTCACATTTCCTGAAATTCCAAAGCCCATATTTCCTGAAATCCCGATACCTAAATTCCCCGAGCTTCCAAAGCCAGAGCTACCGCCTCTGCCAAAACTAGAAGTACCAGAGATCCATGATCTGCCTAAGCCCGCACTCCCAACCATTCCTGAGTTGCCCAAGGACTTTCCTATCCCATCCATACCCCATCCTTAg